From Alteromonas australica, one genomic window encodes:
- a CDS encoding DNA topoisomerase family protein yields the protein MSKIDHSLFSADAHALEHNFGQCPQCNNRLEIKHSKSGPFIGCSGYPQCEFSKPLHDNQTALLKTLEGVQCPECSSDLAIKKGRFGMFIGCTHFPSCHYISAIKQKEDTQVACPKCEKGQLTARTNKYGKQFFACNHYPQCRYVLNFKPIDEACPNCGWSVLIEKKGQICCPQPSCGFKKEHIS from the coding sequence ATGTCGAAAATCGATCATTCGCTGTTTTCTGCTGATGCTCACGCCCTTGAGCATAATTTTGGCCAGTGTCCGCAGTGCAACAATCGGCTGGAAATAAAACACAGTAAGTCTGGTCCCTTTATCGGTTGTAGTGGGTATCCGCAATGCGAGTTCAGTAAACCCCTTCACGATAATCAAACCGCACTTTTAAAAACGCTAGAGGGCGTTCAGTGCCCTGAATGTTCGTCTGATTTGGCCATTAAAAAAGGCCGATTCGGTATGTTCATTGGCTGTACTCATTTTCCCTCGTGCCACTATATATCTGCCATAAAGCAGAAAGAAGACACCCAGGTTGCATGCCCTAAATGTGAAAAGGGGCAGTTAACTGCTCGCACAAACAAATATGGCAAACAATTTTTCGCGTGTAATCATTATCCCCAATGCCGATATGTGCTAAATTTCAAACCCATTGATGAAGCTTGCCCAAACTGCGGTTGGTCTGTACTCATAGAGAAAAAGGGGCAAATATGTTGTCCTCAGCCCAGTTGTGGCTTCAAGAAAGAACACATTAGTTAA
- a CDS encoding Sua5/YciO/YrdC/YwlC family protein, translated as MTSENQYSVASQDPMVAAFENGMLLVYPTEAVMGIGCDPDSESAVLALLEIKQRPIEKGVILVAANYSQLLPYVNDNAIRPDMRTEIFSSWPGPNTWLLPKSTSAPMWLTGKHDKIAVRVSNHPTVRAMCETLGKPVVSTSANLTGQPPARTLDEAKAIFADSVLYVEGSVGESSKPSTIRDGETGDIIRA; from the coding sequence ATGACGAGTGAAAACCAGTATTCGGTAGCCAGCCAAGATCCTATGGTGGCGGCATTCGAAAACGGTATGTTATTGGTATATCCCACCGAAGCGGTAATGGGCATAGGTTGCGATCCTGACAGCGAATCTGCAGTGTTAGCGCTTCTAGAGATAAAACAGCGACCCATTGAAAAAGGCGTTATTCTCGTTGCAGCCAATTATTCCCAACTTTTACCCTATGTAAATGACAACGCCATTCGCCCTGATATGCGCACAGAGATTTTCTCTAGCTGGCCTGGACCAAATACGTGGTTATTGCCCAAGTCGACATCAGCGCCAATGTGGTTAACCGGGAAGCACGATAAAATAGCGGTGAGGGTATCTAATCACCCAACAGTGCGAGCCATGTGTGAAACGTTAGGAAAGCCAGTTGTCTCCACAAGCGCCAACCTTACTGGCCAACCCCCAGCACGAACCCTCGATGAAGCAAAAGCTATTTTTGCGGACAGCGTGTTGTATGTAGAGGGTAGTGTAGGGGAGAGCAGCAAACCAAGTACAATCAGAGATGGCGAAACTGGGGACATTATAAGAGCATGA
- the aroE gene encoding shikimate dehydrogenase produces the protein MKKFAVFGNPIAQSLSPTIHQMFAQQCNEDISYEKILAPEEGFVEAATRFLAQPDAIGCNVTMPFKLDAYHLAQVDDQAAKDAKAVNTLMNHEDGTIKGFNTDGVGLVNDLLNNGVALKNKRVLLIGAGGAARGVISPLLEAGVASLIMTNRTIARAEQVANETNHTRLSVVSLDNIASVKPHVIINSTAASLHNELPCRIDAKVLEDCEVVYDMVYKNSPTLFMREAKARGVNQCLDGLGMLVEQAASAFQIWTGKTPRTQTVVSELRAIVS, from the coding sequence ATGAAAAAATTCGCTGTATTTGGAAACCCTATTGCTCAGAGTTTATCACCAACTATTCATCAAATGTTTGCTCAGCAATGTAATGAAGACATCTCCTATGAAAAAATACTTGCCCCAGAAGAGGGTTTTGTAGAGGCAGCCACCCGTTTTTTAGCGCAGCCAGATGCTATTGGGTGTAACGTCACCATGCCGTTTAAGCTAGATGCTTATCATTTAGCACAGGTGGATGATCAAGCGGCGAAAGATGCCAAAGCAGTAAATACATTAATGAACCATGAGGATGGAACCATAAAGGGGTTCAACACTGATGGCGTAGGCTTGGTGAATGATTTACTTAATAATGGCGTAGCCTTAAAAAATAAACGAGTATTGCTCATTGGCGCCGGTGGTGCAGCGAGAGGGGTGATTTCACCCTTACTAGAGGCGGGCGTGGCATCTCTTATTATGACCAATAGAACAATCGCTCGGGCAGAGCAGGTGGCAAATGAAACCAACCACACTCGCTTGTCGGTTGTGTCACTTGATAATATCGCAAGTGTCAAACCCCACGTCATCATTAATTCCACAGCGGCAAGTTTGCATAATGAACTGCCTTGTCGCATAGACGCAAAAGTATTAGAGGATTGTGAGGTGGTCTATGACATGGTTTATAAAAATTCCCCGACGTTGTTTATGCGTGAAGCAAAAGCGCGAGGCGTGAATCAGTGTCTCGATGGGCTAGGTATGTTAGTAGAGCAAGCTGCTAGCGCTTTTCAGATTTGGACGGGGAAAACACCACGAACACAAACAGTAGTATCTGAGTTACGCGCCATAGTGAGTTAA
- a CDS encoding gamma carbonic anhydrase family protein, protein MRILGKVALRTYHSIYPQLGAGCYVDESSIIVGDVILEDDASIWPLVAARGDVNKIRIGQRSNVQDGSVLHVTRKSPQNPDGFPLIIGDDVTVGHKCMLHGCTLGNRILVGMGAIIMDGVVVEDDVFIGAGTLVPPNKRLESGYLYVGNPMQKKRPLNASERAFLKQSAVNYVNLKNEYLSQG, encoded by the coding sequence ATGCGCATTTTAGGGAAAGTGGCGCTACGTACTTATCATTCTATTTACCCGCAACTTGGTGCAGGCTGCTATGTTGATGAGTCATCGATAATAGTAGGCGACGTTATATTAGAAGACGACGCCAGCATATGGCCCTTAGTGGCAGCTCGCGGTGATGTAAACAAAATAAGAATAGGTCAACGCTCAAATGTACAAGACGGCAGCGTACTTCACGTTACCCGTAAGTCACCACAAAACCCTGATGGGTTTCCATTAATCATTGGTGATGATGTTACCGTTGGTCACAAGTGTATGCTGCACGGTTGCACCTTAGGGAATAGAATCCTAGTTGGTATGGGCGCAATAATAATGGACGGCGTGGTAGTGGAAGACGATGTGTTTATAGGGGCGGGTACGCTGGTGCCGCCAAATAAACGATTAGAAAGCGGTTATTTGTATGTGGGCAACCCGATGCAGAAGAAGCGTCCGTTAAACGCGTCCGAACGGGCTTTTTTGAAACAGTCTGCCGTGAATTACGTTAATCTCAAAAATGAGTATTTGTCACAGGGGTAA
- a CDS encoding group II truncated hemoglobin — MAIRDFFKSKQKSDKQIDETTPYYRIGGEEKVRELANRFYDVMENDTYAAELLSIHPQPLDRIRHVFFLYLSLWLGGPDIYQQEFGHPRLRARHLPFTVSPALKEQWMYCMRKAMMTTVSDVALAQKLLQALDQLAEHMINTK, encoded by the coding sequence ATGGCGATACGCGATTTCTTTAAATCAAAACAAAAAAGTGACAAACAGATTGATGAGACTACACCATATTACCGCATAGGTGGAGAAGAGAAGGTTCGGGAATTGGCGAATAGGTTTTACGACGTGATGGAAAATGATACTTATGCCGCCGAGCTATTGTCCATTCATCCTCAACCACTCGACAGGATCCGTCATGTGTTCTTTCTTTACTTAAGCTTGTGGCTTGGGGGCCCCGATATTTATCAGCAAGAGTTTGGCCACCCTAGGTTACGCGCGCGCCATCTACCTTTTACTGTGTCGCCAGCATTAAAAGAACAATGGATGTACTGCATGCGCAAAGCAATGATGACAACAGTAAGTGATGTGGCCCTTGCGCAAAAGCTGTTACAGGCCTTAGATCAGCTAGCCGAGCATATGATTAATACCAAGTAA
- the hemF gene encoding oxygen-dependent coproporphyrinogen oxidase, with protein MSEALTLDGKSAKDIIEQVKHYLLSLQDNICQTLELADGKGQFVEDSWVREEGGGGRSRVIKNGAVIEQGGVNFSHVFGSQMPASATANRPELAGRNFQAMGVSLVIHPHNPYVPTSHANVRFFIAEKEGEAPIWWFGGGFDLTPFYPFKEDVVHWHDTAKKLCAPFGEAVYQTYKDWCDKYFYLKHRDETRGVGGLFFDDLNEWGFEKSFAFMQAVGNGYLDAYIPIVEKRKENQYSARERDFQLYRRGRYVEFNLVFDRGTLFGLQTGGRTESILMSMPPLARWEYCYTPAPGSAEAKLTDWLKPTNW; from the coding sequence ATGAGTGAAGCACTGACATTAGATGGCAAAAGCGCGAAAGACATTATTGAGCAAGTAAAGCACTACCTGTTAAGCCTACAAGACAATATTTGTCAGACGTTAGAGTTAGCCGATGGCAAAGGGCAATTTGTAGAAGACAGCTGGGTAAGAGAAGAAGGTGGCGGTGGCCGTTCTCGTGTAATCAAAAACGGAGCGGTTATTGAACAAGGCGGTGTCAACTTTTCTCATGTTTTTGGTAGTCAAATGCCCGCATCTGCAACAGCTAATAGGCCTGAGCTGGCGGGGCGCAACTTCCAAGCCATGGGCGTTTCACTTGTTATTCATCCCCACAATCCCTACGTGCCCACTTCGCATGCCAACGTTCGTTTCTTCATTGCCGAAAAAGAAGGTGAAGCCCCCATTTGGTGGTTTGGCGGTGGGTTTGACCTCACGCCATTCTATCCATTTAAAGAAGATGTTGTGCACTGGCACGATACTGCGAAAAAGCTTTGTGCGCCTTTTGGTGAAGCGGTTTATCAAACCTATAAAGACTGGTGCGATAAGTATTTCTATTTGAAACATAGAGACGAAACCCGAGGCGTGGGCGGATTATTTTTCGACGACCTCAACGAATGGGGATTTGAAAAATCCTTTGCCTTTATGCAGGCTGTAGGCAATGGTTATCTTGATGCTTATATCCCTATTGTCGAAAAACGAAAAGAAAACCAGTACTCAGCGCGAGAACGGGATTTTCAGTTGTATCGCAGGGGGCGTTACGTTGAGTTTAATTTGGTGTTTGACAGAGGCACGTTGTTTGGCTTGCAAACGGGCGGAAGAACCGAATCTATTCTTATGTCGATGCCACCCCTAGCCAGATGGGAGTATTGTTATACCCCAGCACCAGGGAGTGCAGAAGCAAAGCTGACAGATTGGCTGAAACCAACAAACTGGTAG